AAGCTTACCGCCATAGTTGATCTTTATCAGGCACTTGGCGGAGGATGGAAACAGGTTGATTTGTAGTTTATAGTGGCACTGGTGGGGGAAATGCCCCTTCAGTGCCTTTCAGTTGGAAGGAATTTTTATGATGAAGGCGGTTATTGAAAAAGTTGCATTTGAGCTTTTCCTGAAATATGGGCCAAAGCGAGTAACTATTGATGATATTGTTGCTGCGACTCCGATTTCAAGGAAGCACTTTTATGAGCTTTACCTGAATAAGGAGCAATTGATAAAGGCCATGACAGGTCGTTTTCTCCTGAATGCCAGGCTGGAGATTGACGAAGTTGCACCGAAGGAAGGTTGTCCTTTGGTTGCGCTAGTCAAAGTTCAGCACCGCTTCTTTCAGCATATTCGAAAGTTGAGTTCCTCATTTATTTATGAGGTCAGGAAGTATTTTCCAGAGTCAGTCTCTGATTATGACAGTTTCAGACATGACCTGGCTGATTCGATGATAACGTTTGTCAAGGATTGCAACGAAAAGGGCTGGATAGCAGAGGGGGTAAATATTGAAAGGTATGTGAAGCTCCAGCTCTACTGTCTGGAAGAAATTCTGTTCGGTCGTCTGGACCTGATCAACCATGGAAGCCAGGATGAAATAGCAGGTATGGGAAGAGACATTATTTTTAATAACACCCGCGGCATAGTGAATTCAGAAAAAATGGGGGTGTATGATGAGTTAATTAGCAGATTGAAGAAAGAGTATGGAAACATTAATTGAGCACAAAGTCAGGATACTTAGTGAGGTAAGGGACATTCTAACAAAGGACGTAGGTATCATGGAGTCGGAAATCTCCATGGATTGCGACTTGCTTAAGGATTTAGGTTTGGATTCACTTGATCTGGCGGATCTTGTTTTCCGGTTGGAAGTAAGGTTTAATATCCGGATTAAAGATGAAGATATGGCCGGAATAAAAACCATTGGTGATATAGTAGATTACCTTGATACAGTAATAAACCCCGGCTCTTAGTTGAGCCGGGATTTATTATTGTTAGTTTCCTACCATAAAAACGGCATTGGCAAACAGAAGCTTTCCGTTTTCCCAGAAACCTCGGAACAGAGGGTTGTCTACCATATAAACGATTTGGCCGCTGCCAATATTTTCTACACCAAACACCAGGCTGTTTTGGAGTTTTTTAGTCGCCCGGTAACCGGCAAACCCACTTATTGGTTCTGCTTCTCCCTTAATAACACCTACATTACCACCTTCACTTAAGAAAGCCAGATTCTGGCTACCAGATTTTAATGT
This region of Fulvivirga ulvae genomic DNA includes:
- a CDS encoding TetR/AcrR family transcriptional regulator — encoded protein: MMKAVIEKVAFELFLKYGPKRVTIDDIVAATPISRKHFYELYLNKEQLIKAMTGRFLLNARLEIDEVAPKEGCPLVALVKVQHRFFQHIRKLSSSFIYEVRKYFPESVSDYDSFRHDLADSMITFVKDCNEKGWIAEGVNIERYVKLQLYCLEEILFGRLDLINHGSQDEIAGMGRDIIFNNTRGIVNSEKMGVYDELISRLKKEYGNIN
- a CDS encoding acyl carrier protein encodes the protein METLIEHKVRILSEVRDILTKDVGIMESEISMDCDLLKDLGLDSLDLADLVFRLEVRFNIRIKDEDMAGIKTIGDIVDYLDTVINPGS